The nucleotide window GTCCTGATTCATGTCGATTGTGGGATCTAAAAACCCAAGAAAAATTAGATAAAGATCGTTTTCGGCGGGATCTTGGGAAAGTCGAAGAGAGTTATAATTTAGTTTGCGATAAGCTCTTAAAAAAATGGAGTCACTAGGATGAAATTTTCAGTAGAAATTATGCCAAGACCTGAAGCATTGGACCCCCAAGGGCGAGCTGTTCAGGGGAGTCTTCAAAGACTTGGTTTCACAGTTGAAGATTGTAGAGTTGGAAAAGTTGTTATCGTAGATGTGAAAGAAGAAAATAAAACAAAAGCACTTGAGCAGGTTCACCAGATGGCAGAAAAAATATTGGCGAACCCACTTATAGAAACATTTGAGGTAAAAGCTCTTTGAAGCCAGTAGGGGTGTTGAGATTTTTAGGAACAAATTGTGATGCCGATGTTATAGCGGCTCTTGATGCCGTGGGCATTGCAAATAAATATATATGGTGGGCCAATCGTTTTGAGCCGTCGAGCTACTCAGCATTTGTTTTACCGGGTGGCTTTAGTTACGGTGATTATTTGCGGGCAGGTGCTCTTGCCGCACATGCACCAGCGATGGACGATCTTAGAAAAGCCGCAGAAATTGGAATGCCTGTTCTTGGAATATGCAATGGTTTTCAAATTCTTTGTGAAGCAAAACTTCTTGATGGGGCATTAACAAAAAATATTTCAAGGCAGTTTCAAGACGAATGGGTAGATTTAGAACAAAAATCAACTCAAGGGTTTTGGAATTCAAAAGTCAGAACACATTTTAGACTTCCCATTGCACATTCTATGGGGCGCTGGATTGCTCCAGCGGATATCGTAAAACGACTCGAAGATAATGATCAAATTTGGCTTAAGTATGCAAAAAATCCTAATGGTTCACTTCATGACATTGCTGGTATTTCAAATAAGGCAAAAAATGTTGCTGCCCTGATGCCTCATCCCGAACGGGCAATGGATGATTGGATGGGAAGCCCTGATGGTAAATTTCTTTTTGATTGTTTAAAAGCAGGTGGCTTATGACATTACACACACTTGAATCAAAGCTTAAACACTATAGGCTCTCAAAAGCTGAATATGATTTAATGAAACAATATATCGGTCATGAACCCAACATTATAGAATGGGCTTTATATTCAGCTCTATGGAGCGAACATTGTTCTTATAAAAGTTCAAAAGTTTTTTTAAGAAAACTCTTCACAACACATCCACGAGTTGTTCAAGGCCCTGGTGAAAATGCAGGTGTTATTGATTTAGGTGAAGGCGAACGTGTTGCCTTTAAAATGGAAAGTCATAATCATCCAAGTTTTATTGAACCCACTCAGGGTGCTGCAACAGGTGTTGGCGGAATTTTACGGGATATTTTTACAATGGGTGCAAGGCCAATTGCGTCTATGGATTACCTTTGTTTTGGGAGTGTCGATAATAATCATACTCCAAAACTTGTGCAAGGTGTGGTTAAGGGTATCGGTGGGTACGGTAATTGTGTTGGTGTACCTACAGTAAATGGGCAAACAACGTTTCATCCAAGTTATAATAATAATAATTTAGTAAACGCTTTTAGCTTAGGTTTATTTCGACCAGGTGAAGAAATATTTTATGGAAAAGCCAGCGGTGTTGGAAATCTCATCGTCTATGTTGGTGCTCGCACGGGGCGTGACGGTGTGCATGGCGCAGCCATGGCAAGTGAGAGTTTTGATTCTGATATAGAAAAGAAAAAACCAAATGTTCAAATAGGTGATCCATTTTTTGAAAAACTTCTAATCGAAGCTTGTCTTGAAGTGATGAAAGAAAATCTTGTGGTGGGCATTCAAGATATGGGTGCTGCAGGACTTACAAGTTCTACATTTGAAATGGCTTCTCGCGCAAATAGTGGTTTAAAAATGGATCTTAAAAGAGTTCCATTAAGGGAGCCCGATATATCACCTGAAGAAATATTATTAAGCGAAAGCCAAGAGCGCATGGTTTTAATTGTTGAGCCCTTAAAACTTCGAAAAGTTGAAGCCATCTTTAAGCGTTGGGATCTCGCTTGTAGCGTGATCGGTGAAATTACCTCAGGAGAAAAAGTTGAACTTTTTTGGGGTGAAGAATGTCTCGCCAGTGTTGATCATAAACCACTTGTAGATAAAGCCCCTGTTTATGAAAGACCCTATGAGTTGCCCACTTTGCCCATAACAACGAAGATCACAGCCGGTGAGCCTGAAAATTTAGAACAAACATTAGTAAGATTTATTTCTCGTCCTGAAATGGCTTCACGTGAATGGATCACAAAACAATACGATCAACGTGTGGGTGCTAAAACCATGAGTGCTTGCGAAGATGGGGTTGCATTAATAAGGCTTCCTGATTCAAAGCGAGTATTAGGGATGGCCACAGGGTGTCGCCCGTTATTGATGGCCTGGCATCCTGAAGTCGGTGCACAAGATGCAATTGCACTGCCTGTTTTACAAATGGCGGCTCGAGGTGTCAAAGCACTTGCTGTTACTGATTGTCTAAATTTTGGAAATCCTGAAAAACCAAAAATCATGGGTGAGTTTGTTTCAGCTTTGTCCGGGTTAGATAAAGCTTGTCGTGCTTTTGACACGCCCATCATTAGTGGCAATGTCAGTCTTTATAATGAAACCTTAGGTGTGAATATCGTAGGAACTCCTTCAACTGGAATTGTGGGAATAAGGCGCGATCTTTCGGGTCCAAAAAGTGTATTGCCTGAAGCGGGGCTAGATTTATTTCTTATTCGCACAAAAGATGAAAGTTTGTGGCTTGGTGAATACGCAAGCCTCATTGAAAATACAAAGCCACAAGGTGAGGCGCGCATAAATTTAGATGCACTTACTTCGCTTCAGCAAGTTTTTTTAGATAGCTCAGGCATTGCAGTGAGTTCACAAGTTGTTGGGCGTGGAGGACTCATCATGGCTCTTTATAAGCTGTGTCGCGATGGAATTGGTATTGCAATTGATTATTTTGAGCGTGATCGAAGTATTGTTGAATTTCTTTTTGCCGAGAGATTTTATGCCGGAGTTTTTGCGGTGCGGCCTGAAGATTCAGTGCGTCTTATCGATACATGTCGTCATTTAGAAAATTTTGTTGATATTAAAAAAATTGGAAAGTCCCAAAATGATGAATTACGTGTTAATCATTACTTAAACGTTCGAGTTGAATCTCTTAATAAGGCTTATCAAAAAGGTTTAGGGGGCATTGTTGAAAAAATGGCGTGAGGAATGCGGTGTCTTTGGCATCTGGAATCATCCCGAGGCTAGCCGTATCACTTACCTGGGTCTTTTTGCTCTTCAACATCGCGGCCAAGAATCATGTGGTATAGTCTCACTTGATAAAGAAAATCATATTCATCATAAAGGTCTTGGCTTAGTTGCAGATAATTTCACTGAACCCGAATTAGACAGACTCTCAGGAAGAACCGCCATCGGGCATGTTCGTTACGCTACCACCGGCGATAATCTTCTCACCAATGCTCAGCCACTCACGGCAAATTTGAAAGATGGTTTTGTTGCAGTCGCTCATAATGGGAACATTGTGAATGCAGGAAAACTTCGTGAAGAATTAAAAAATGATGGGGCGATTTTTCAAGGCAGTAACGATACGGAAGTCTTGATTCATCTCCTTGCTCGAGACAAAGCTGTAAAATTTGAAGACCGAGTAATGAATGCTCTTAAAAAATTAGAGGGGGCCTATAGTCTGGTTATTCTCACTTCAAAACAACTTTTTGCAGTACGGGACCCGATGGGTTTTAGACCCCTTTCAATCGGAAAACTCGATGGGGATATGAACGGGTTATCTTATAGTTCTTGGGTAGTTGCGAGCGAAACATGTGCTTTTGATTTAATCGGTGCAAAATTTGAGCGTGACATTTTGCCTGGTGAAATTCTTATTATTGAAAATGGCGGGGGTAAAACCCATAGTCTTCATTTGCCTGAAGCTCCTAAAAAAGCTCAATGTATATTTGAACACGTTTATTTTGCGCGTCCAGACAGTGTTGTTTTTGGTGAAGGAGTTTACGAAGCAAGAAAAAATCTTGGTAGATATCTTGCCCAAGAATGCCCCATTGATGCTGACATAGTTGTGCCTGTGCCAGATAGTGGAGTTGCCGCAGCATTAGGTTATGCAGAGGAAAGTAAAATCCCATTTGATATGGGCATAATTCGAAACCACTATGTGGGGCGTACTTTTATTGAACCGCGAAGTCATATTAGAAGTTTTGGTGTGAAAATTAAGCTTAATCCTATGGCTGCTTTACTTCGAGGAAAACGCGTTATTGTTATCGACGATAGTATTGTGCGAGGTACTACGTCTAAAAAAATTATAAGCCTTGTCAGAAATGCGGGCGCTAAAGAAATTCATTTACGAATTGCAGCACCTCCAACCACCGGGCCCTGCTATTACGGTGTAGATACGCCTACTAAAAAAGAATTAATAGCCGCTAATCAATCAGTTGATGAAATCAGAAAATTTGTAGGAGCTGACACCCTTGGTTATTTATCAGTAACGGGGCTACTTAAGGCGGTTCGAGCCAATTCTAATACATATTGCGCTGCTTGTTTTGATGGAAAATATCCAACGCCTATTTATGATTGAACTTGAATAAAACCCTGACTTTGGCCCACAATAAATCATGATTAAAAAACCACATATTCTCAATAAGGGAGACGCAGTTGCTATTGTTGCGCTGAGTTCCTTTTTTGATCGGGAGATGTTTAATAAAAGTTTGAAAGTTATTAAAAGTATGGGTTTAAAACCTATTTTTGATAAATCAGTATTTAACAAAGATTTTATCTTTGCCGGTTCTGCCAAAACGAGATTAAATAATTTGATCAAGGCTATGAAGAACCCAAAAGCTAAGGCAATCTGGTGCGTGCGTGGCGGTTATGGGGCCTATGATATAGCCCAAGAACTTGCGCTTAAAAAAATCAAGACTTCATCTAAAATATTAATTGGTTATAGCGATGTGAGTGCACTTCATTTTTATTTCAACCAAAAATTAAAATGGCCAACACTTCACGGGCCATTATTTACTAGATTAGGAAAACAAGAGTACCGGGGTTTAGAGAAAAAAGTTTTAGAAGAAACACTTTTTAATTTTAATTACAGACTTAAAGTGAATTTGGGGCTTAAAGTTCTAGGAGCTAAAAAAAATGTCACTGGAGTATTAACGGGCGGGAATTTAAGTCTAATTGCAGGCTCAATCGGAACACTTTGGGAAATTGACACAAAAAATAAAATTTTATTTATCGAAGAGATCGCAGAGTCAGGTAAAAAAATAGACAGACTCTTAGCGCAGCTTTGGCACGCAGGAAAATTTGATCATGTGAAGGCCGTTGTATTTGGAGATTTCACTGACTGTCTCGATGGCAGAGGGCAACTTTGGCTTGAGTCAGTGAAAAGGCGATTTTCAAAAGCCTCGTTCCCTGTGTTATTGGGTCTAAAAGCAGGTCACGATAAAATAAATTTAACATTGCCATTTGGGGTGAAGGTTAAAGTTTCAGCTGTGACTAGACCTTGTTTTGAAGTTATCGAAGGTTTTGCACGTGAA belongs to Oligoflexia bacterium and includes:
- the purS gene encoding phosphoribosylformylglycinamidine synthase subunit PurS, with translation MKFSVEIMPRPEALDPQGRAVQGSLQRLGFTVEDCRVGKVVIVDVKEENKTKALEQVHQMAEKILANPLIETFEVKAL
- the purQ gene encoding phosphoribosylformylglycinamidine synthase subunit PurQ, with product MKPVGVLRFLGTNCDADVIAALDAVGIANKYIWWANRFEPSSYSAFVLPGGFSYGDYLRAGALAAHAPAMDDLRKAAEIGMPVLGICNGFQILCEAKLLDGALTKNISRQFQDEWVDLEQKSTQGFWNSKVRTHFRLPIAHSMGRWIAPADIVKRLEDNDQIWLKYAKNPNGSLHDIAGISNKAKNVAALMPHPERAMDDWMGSPDGKFLFDCLKAGGL
- the purL gene encoding phosphoribosylformylglycinamidine synthase subunit PurL; the protein is MTLHTLESKLKHYRLSKAEYDLMKQYIGHEPNIIEWALYSALWSEHCSYKSSKVFLRKLFTTHPRVVQGPGENAGVIDLGEGERVAFKMESHNHPSFIEPTQGAATGVGGILRDIFTMGARPIASMDYLCFGSVDNNHTPKLVQGVVKGIGGYGNCVGVPTVNGQTTFHPSYNNNNLVNAFSLGLFRPGEEIFYGKASGVGNLIVYVGARTGRDGVHGAAMASESFDSDIEKKKPNVQIGDPFFEKLLIEACLEVMKENLVVGIQDMGAAGLTSSTFEMASRANSGLKMDLKRVPLREPDISPEEILLSESQERMVLIVEPLKLRKVEAIFKRWDLACSVIGEITSGEKVELFWGEECLASVDHKPLVDKAPVYERPYELPTLPITTKITAGEPENLEQTLVRFISRPEMASREWITKQYDQRVGAKTMSACEDGVALIRLPDSKRVLGMATGCRPLLMAWHPEVGAQDAIALPVLQMAARGVKALAVTDCLNFGNPEKPKIMGEFVSALSGLDKACRAFDTPIISGNVSLYNETLGVNIVGTPSTGIVGIRRDLSGPKSVLPEAGLDLFLIRTKDESLWLGEYASLIENTKPQGEARINLDALTSLQQVFLDSSGIAVSSQVVGRGGLIMALYKLCRDGIGIAIDYFERDRSIVEFLFAERFYAGVFAVRPEDSVRLIDTCRHLENFVDIKKIGKSQNDELRVNHYLNVRVESLNKAYQKGLGGIVEKMA
- the purF gene encoding amidophosphoribosyltransferase, producing the protein MKKWREECGVFGIWNHPEASRITYLGLFALQHRGQESCGIVSLDKENHIHHKGLGLVADNFTEPELDRLSGRTAIGHVRYATTGDNLLTNAQPLTANLKDGFVAVAHNGNIVNAGKLREELKNDGAIFQGSNDTEVLIHLLARDKAVKFEDRVMNALKKLEGAYSLVILTSKQLFAVRDPMGFRPLSIGKLDGDMNGLSYSSWVVASETCAFDLIGAKFERDILPGEILIIENGGGKTHSLHLPEAPKKAQCIFEHVYFARPDSVVFGEGVYEARKNLGRYLAQECPIDADIVVPVPDSGVAAALGYAEESKIPFDMGIIRNHYVGRTFIEPRSHIRSFGVKIKLNPMAALLRGKRVIVIDDSIVRGTTSKKIISLVRNAGAKEIHLRIAAPPTTGPCYYGVDTPTKKELIAANQSVDEIRKFVGADTLGYLSVTGLLKAVRANSNTYCAACFDGKYPTPIYD
- a CDS encoding LD-carboxypeptidase — encoded protein: MIKKPHILNKGDAVAIVALSSFFDREMFNKSLKVIKSMGLKPIFDKSVFNKDFIFAGSAKTRLNNLIKAMKNPKAKAIWCVRGGYGAYDIAQELALKKIKTSSKILIGYSDVSALHFYFNQKLKWPTLHGPLFTRLGKQEYRGLEKKVLEETLFNFNYRLKVNLGLKVLGAKKNVTGVLTGGNLSLIAGSIGTLWEIDTKNKILFIEEIAESGKKIDRLLAQLWHAGKFDHVKAVVFGDFTDCLDGRGQLWLESVKRRFSKASFPVLLGLKAGHDKINLTLPFGVKVKVSAVTRPCFEVIEGFARE